The Hypanus sabinus isolate sHypSab1 chromosome 31, sHypSab1.hap1, whole genome shotgun sequence genome window below encodes:
- the LOC132383681 gene encoding uncharacterized protein LOC132383681: protein MDEAKDYDEVKRAILRSYELVPEAYRQKLQNLRKPWDRTYLEFAREMHMYFEHWCASKGVDGDFDKLTQLMLIEQFKGCVPEGMRTYLDESEAGTLSATAKLADEYALTHKIKFPPNKSYQRGSRDGRESPPVKSEKKPGTTGKGKEEKNQVGRKFPSFMCYNCGKAGCIASKCLAPKQETGKGKTTTPTGCIEPVDRPMRRVRLDRPQEGREQFTSEGMVSMKEGETLVPMRIWRDTGAGHIDHKEGVRIRC, encoded by the coding sequence ATGGATGAGGCTAAGGATTACGATGAAGTGAAAAGGGCTATActgaggagttacgagttggttccagaggcataccggcagaagttGCAGAATTTGAGAAAGCCGTGGGACCgcacgtatttagagtttgcccgaGAAATGCACATGTATTTTGAGCACTGGTGCGCCTCAAAAGGGGTTGATGGAGATTTTGATAAACTGACACAGCTGATGCTGATCGAGCAGTTTAAAGGTTGCGTCCCTGAGGGTATGAGGACGTACCTGGACGAGAGTGAGGCAGGgactctgtctgcgactgccaagttagcagatgagtatgccttaacccacaagataaaatttcccccaaataagagctaccagagaggcagtagggacggtagagaaagcccaccggttAAGTCAGAGAAGAAGCCAGGGACTACCGGAAAAGGCAAGGAGgagaaaaatcaggttggcaggAAGTTTCCCAGCTTCatgtgttataattgtgggaaagctggttgCATAGCATCTAAGTGCCTGGCTCCGAagcaggagacaggaaaaggaaagACGACAACCCCAACTGGTTGCATTGAGCCAGTCGACAGACCGATGAGGAGGGTGAGGTTAGATAGACCGCAAGAGGGGCGCGAGCAGTTTACTTCGGAAGGGATGGTATCCATGAAGGAAGGGGAAACCCTAGTTCCcatgcggatctggagagatactggggctggtcaCATTGATCATAAGGAAGGTGTTAGAATTCGGTGCTGA